AGGGACTGAGAATGAGTGCGGCATCGATATCCTCGCATTACGACGCGATACCGGTCTGATTACGTTCGATCCGGGCTTCGCCAATACCGGCGCCTGCAAAAGCAGCATTACCTATATGGATGGTGAGAAAGGCATCCTGCGCTACCGCGGCATACCGGTCGAAGAACTGGCCGAACACTCCACCTTCAAAGAGACGTCTTACCTGTTGATTAACGGCCGCTTGCCCACGGCGGAGGAGCTGCGCCATTTTTCCATCATGCTCAACGACCATTCCCTGGTCCACGAGGACATGAAGACTTTTTTCCAGAATTTCCCCAGGGCATCCCATCCCATGGGCATTCTCTCCGCCATGGTCAACGCCCTGCGCAGTTTTTATCCGGAGCTGCAGACCACCGAGGAGGAGATCAACTTCACCGTGACCCGACTCCTAGCCAAGGTGAGGACCATGGCCGCCATGTCCTACAAGATTTCCCGGGGCCACACCGTGGTCTATCCCCGTCCGGATCTGGCTTACTGCGAGAATTTTCTCAACATGATGTTCAACACGCCGGTCAAACCCTACGAATTCGTGCGCGAGGTGGTGCGTGCCCTGGAGGTTTTCTGGATTTTGCATGCCGATCACGAGCAGAATTGTTCGACCACTGCGGTGCGCGTTGTGGGCAGCGGGCGCGTCAATCTTTACGCGGCCATATCCGCGGGTATGTCGGCCCTCTGGGGCCCTCTGCACGGCGGCGCCAACCAGGCCGTGGTCGAAATGCTCAGCGACATTTATCGCAGCGGGGGAGACTACCGCAAGGCGGTGGAACGTGCCAAAGACAAAGATGACCCTTTCCGCCTCATGGGTTTCGGACACCGGGTATACAAGACCTATGACCCGCGGGCCAAGATCATGAAGAAGATGTGTGACGATCTGTTGTCGGCCCTGAAGCTGAAGGACCCGCTCCTGGACATCGCCAAGGAGCTGGAGGAGGTGGCGGTTAACGATGCCTATTTCATCGACCACAACCTCTATCCCAATGTGGATTTTTACAGTGGTATCGTTTTACGCGCCATCGGTATTCCTACCAATATGTTTACCGTCATGTTCGCCATCGGTCGACTGCCCGGTTGGATCGCCCAATGGAAAGAGAGCATGGACGATCCCCAATGGCGTATCAGCCGCCCGCGCCAGATCTATACCGGTCCATCTGAAACCCATTATGTGCCGATGGCCAAGCGCAAGGGGATTTGAGAACGCTTGCGATGGCGATGGTTTAAAGGCCGCGATGGTTATTCGAAATCGCCCAAGGGCCGGGCGAACGTGAACTTGGCCGGATAGACCACCATGGCATTCCAGGCATCACCCACATTGCCGCCGAGGGCCGCAAACGGTACGCCGACCACGAACAAAACAAATCCGGCGGCGGTCGCGACGATTCCGACGGGCCTGACCACGACGGCATCTGCCGCCATCGCGCCGGCGTCGATTTGTGGATCGTTAAGTCCCGAATTATTGGTCGCCATGGCCCCGCAGGGCAGGCCCATGACCGCCAAAACTAGAAGCAGCGCGATTAATTTATTGGGTAGCTGATGCATGTCGGCTCCTTTGCTGGAAGAAGTGGTAAAGCGGCGAACCGCTCTGCCTTTAATATTAATTACGTATGACCATAGCAGTTCTTGTTTTCGGTTGCAATCTCTGACCGTTTGACACGACCCTATCGGAAAGGGCTTTTTTGTGCATGAAGCCACCCCCAACGGACCAACGATTCACCTGATCGACGTGGCCGTCGCCTTGCCCGTTTTCGATTCCTATACCTATCGGGTGCCGGTCGATCTATTGCCGGATCTGGCGGTCGGCAAACGGGTGCTGGTGCCTTTCGGCAGGCGCCGGGTGACCGGTTATATGCTCCAATTCACGGACCAGATCCCCGATGCGGCGGTTAAGAACATCGTCTCCGTGCTTGACGACCAGCCGCTTTTCCCGCCTGGAATGATATCCTTTTTTCGATGGACGGCCGATTACTACATGCATCCGCTGGGCGAGGTGATTCAAACGGCTTTGCCCACCGGTATCAACCTGGCCGAACAGGTGCGCTACACCATCAGCGACCACGGACGCCGGGAACTGGGCGGTCAGCCTCTGGCCCCATGGGAACGCATCTTATGCGACCACCTTTTAGAGGGCCCCTGCCGGCCGGCCTTTCTCAGGCGCCTGGCCGGCGACGCCTTTTCCCAGTCACGTCTTGACGCATGGGAAAAGCAGGGTTGGATCGTTCGACAGCAGGCCCTTTCGGGCGGTCGGACGCGACCCAAGACCGTTCGCTTCGCGAGTCTGACCGCAACTCCTTCCCTGGATATGGGGCGGTTATCCTCCGCACGGCGTACGATCATGGAGGTGTTGATGACTCATGGGCCAGTGGCGTTGAGTGATCTCAAGAGCGTTCTGCCCACAGCGGCCCATCTGGTCCGCGCCATGGCCAGAGACGGGCAACTCAGGATCGAGGAGCGGGTCGTCTACCGAGACCCGCTGGGAGATCCGATTACCCCGGACCAACCCCCGAAATTGACCGCCGAGCAGCATCAGGCCGTCACTTCCATGGGGGCGGCCCTGGGAAAGGGGTTTCACACCTTTCTGCTGGCCGGCGTAACCGGATCGGGCAAAACCGAGGTCTACCTGCAACTTGCGGCCATGGCCCTCGAACAAGGACTTGCCGTCCTCGTGCTGGTCCCTGAGATTGCCCTCATCTCCCAGACCGAGCGCGCCTTCCGGGCCCGCTTCGGCGAGTGCGTGGCTCTGTTGCACAGCGGATTGTCCAGCGGCGAGAGGTACGATCAGTGGCGAAGGATCATGGCGGGTGAGGCCACCATTGCCGTGGGTGCCCGCTCGGCCATCTTCGCGCCGTTTGCCGGCACCATCGGATTGATTATCGTCGACGAAGAGCACGACGATTCATACAAGCAGGAAGGGGCCTTGCGCTACAATGCGCGCGATCTGGCCGTGGTGCGCGCCCGCCAGCACGGTGCGGTGGCAGTCCTCGGTTCGGCCACGCCGTCGCTGCAATCCGCCTATAACGCACTTAATGGCAAATTTTCCAAGATCAGCCTCTATGAACGGGTAGACCGCCAGATGCTGCCCCGGATCGTGATCCAGGACCTCACGGCGATTCGCGAAGAGCGCGGCATCCGGCGTTTTCTGACCACCGAACTGTTGGCAGCCATGCGCACCACCCTGGAGCGCAAGGAACAGGTACTGCTCTTTTTGAACCGCCGCGGGTTCGCCGGCAGCCTGATCTGCGCCGATTGCGGCCAGGCCGTACGCTGCAAACACTGCGATATTTCGTTGACCCACCATCAGCAGGCCAACGTCTATCAGTGTCACTACTGCGGCTTCAGCCGGTCCGCGGTCTCCCGCTGCGAACGGTGCGGATCGGCGCGGATCATCGGCCTGGGGATCGGTACCGAGCGTCTGGAAATGGAGATCCAGAAGATTTTTCCCACGGCCCGCGTGGCCCGCATGGACCGTGACACCACCCGGCGCAAGGGGGCCCTGATCAAGATCCTCAAGGATTTGCGCGACCGACGCATCGATATCCTGATCGGCACCCAGATGGTGGCCAAGGGCCACGACTACCCCAACATCACCCTGGTGGGCATCATCTGCGCCGACCTGTCGCTGAGCTTGCCCGATTTCCGGGCCGGAGAGCGCACCTTTCAACTGCTGGCCCAGGTGGCCGGTCGCGCAGGACGCGGCAAGGTGCCGGGCCATGTAATCCTGCAAACCTATAACCCGGCGCACTTCAGTATTACCACGGCCCGTGACCAGGATTACGACGAATTTTTCCGGCAGGAGATCGAATTCCGAAAAGTCTTGGGGTATCCGCCCTTTACCCGCATGGTGCAGATCCGCATGACCGGGCCGGACGCGCAGCGTCTGGCCGCTTTTGCGGAGCGGCTGGGCGAAGCGGGTCGGCAGATGCTGGCCCAACGTCCGGTCGATGGCCGGGTGGAGATCATGGGCCCCATCGAGGCGCCGCTGCACCGGATCGCCAATCAATTCCGCTGGCAGATGTTGCTCAAGGGGCCGGCTGTCGTTCCGCTGCATCGGTTCGTACGCGAGCTGCTCGCCCACAAGGAGGTTCAGGCGAACAGGGGTCGCATCCACGTCGGCGTGGATGTCGATCCCGTTTTTCTCATGTGAACGAATCCGGCACGGCCGTACCGGAGATGTTGATTACCGATTGATATCATTTGGAATAAATTTTGTCCGGCTTGACAATCAATAGCGCTCGGCCTATAGATTTGGCATGGAAAGCCGATAGTGAGTCGATCAACGGAATGCAAAGGAGAAGGAACTGCCCGATGTTACACAAATTCACCCATCTTACGATCATGCTGGCCGTCTCTTTGTTTGGCCTGATCGGGTTCGTGGACAACGGCCTGTGCGATACACGACCGGCCGCTCAATCCCAGGAGCCGGCCCAAACCGCCAAGACACCCAAAGTGTATTTTCCCGACCCCATCCACAAGTTTGCGACGGTCATGGAAGGCGCCGTCATCAAGCACGACTTTATCGTCGAAAATCAGGGCGACGCCCCCCTGGAGATCCACAAAGTGCAACCCGATTGAGGCTGCTCGGTGGCCTCCCATTCGGGCCAGATTCCTGCCGGCGGCAAGGGAAAAATCAGTGTGGTGGTCGATACCGCCAATCGGGGCGGCCAGCTCTTGACCAAAAGATTTCGTGTTTACACCAATGATCGCCGGGAGCGGCAGACCGTGCTCGCGGTGAGCGGGCAAGTGAACGCCTATATCATGGTTTCGCCGGCCCGTGTGCGACTGGTCGGCCGGTTGGGCGAAACGCTTTCCCAGCAGGTGCGCATCGTACCCCAGGGTTATCCGTTTGCCATTCGGGAGGCCAAGGCCAGCAACGGCGCGGATATCCGCATTTCCATCGAACCTGCTGGCCAACCGCCGGCCGGGCAGGGATTTGTGCTGACCGTGACCAGCACCCGGCGTGAAGCCGGCAGCTTCGGAGACTATATCCTGATCCAAACCGACCTCAAGGAGAAGCCGACCATCGGCATTCCCGTGAGTGGTCGGCTCTATGCAAAGCAACCCCCTGAAAAGTGAGCCATATTACATTGAAACCGAATGATCTGAAAGTGGTGGCCTTCGATTGCGACGGCGTGATGTTTGATTCATCCCGGGCCAATCGGGCCTATTACGACCATATTCTGCAACACTTCTGCCGGCCGCCCATGACCGATGCCCAGTTCGCCTATGCCCACATGCATACGGTCAGCGGTGCCCTGGCCCACCTGTTCGAAGACTCCGACCTTCTCGTCGAGGTGCGCGCTTACTGCCGCGAGTTGAGCTACATGCCCTTCATCCCGCACATGGTGATTGAACCCCATCTCAAGGAGTTGCTCGCATTTTTGCGTCCTGCTTATGGGACCGGCATCGCCACCAATCGGACCAACACCATGGCCCGTGTGCTCGAAGTGCACGGGTTGACCGATTATTTCGATAAAGTGGTGACGGCCAGCGATGTCCACAATGCCAAGCCCGACCCGGAGCAGCTTCTGGTGCTTCTGGACCATTTTCAAATCGAACCGTTGCAGATGCTCTTCATCGGCGATTCCGAGCTCGACGCCATGGCCGCCCAAGATGCGGGCGTTCCTTTCGTCGCGTTCGGCAACCCCGCCCTGGAAGCCGAGGTGCATTTGCAGAATCTGGGGCAGCTCAAGCGGCTTTTGACAACCTGAAGCGATTGAAAAAAGATCGGCCTCTTTCGATATCGTCAGCATGCTGCGACATCGCAAGAGGCCGATAAGAACCTTCCTCCGGCAAACAGGCGGGCTAGGCTAGGAGGCGGGGAGGAAGGTAAGGGCTTCTCAAGAAGGCTTGAGGCTACTTGAGTTTGCCCAGAATGGCGCTGGCAATCGTGTTTTTCTGGATCTCCTTGGTGCCTTCATAGATTTCGGTGATCTTGGCATCCCGGTAGAAACGTTCCACTTCGTACTCTTCCATGTATCCGTAACCGCCCAGCAACTGGATCGCCTCGTCGCACACCTCGACGGCGGTGCGCGCCGCATACATCTTGGCCATGGAGGTCAGCTTGGGATCGATACGTCCCTGGTCGAAATTCCAGGCCGCCTTGTATACGAGCAGGCGGGCGCACTCGATCTTGGTGGCCATGTCGGCCAGCTTGTGCTGGGTCGCCTGGTATTGGGCGATTTTCTTGCCGAACTGCTCACGCTGCTTGACATAGGCCAGGGCGCGGTCGAAACCGCCCTGGGCGATCCCCAGGCCCTGGGCCGCGACCAGGATTCGGCTTTCGTCGAAGAACTCGAGCAGGTGGTAGAAACCTTTGTTCTCCTGGCCGACCAGATTTTTAATCGGAACGCGGACATCCTTGAAGGTCACTTCGGCCGTATAACTCAGGGTGATGCCCATCTTCTTGCCCACATCCTGATAGCCCACGCCCGGCCGGTCCGCCTCGACCAGGATCATGCTCAGTCCCCTGTGGGATTTGGCGGCATCCGGATCGGTCTTGCACAGCACGTTGTAAAAACCGGCCAGCGGGCCGCTGTTGGTGATAAAAATTTTGGAACCGTTGATGACCCACTCGTTCCCGTCCTTGACCGCCGTGGTTTCCACGGTGGTGATATCCGACCCATGATCCGGTTCGGTAAAGGCACCGCAGGAGAGGCATTGGCCTTCGGCCACCTTGGGCAACCATTTTTCCTTCTGTTCATCCGTACCGAAATGCAGGACCAGCTCCGAAGCGAAATCGGCGATCAGCAGGCAGGTGCCGATGGTGCTGTCGCCACGGGCCAGCTCTTCGGCCACCAGGATGTTTTCCATAACGCCCAGGCCCTGTCCGGAATATTTTTCCGGAAAGTGAATGCCGATGAAACCCAATTCAGCCGCCTTTTTCCACAACCGCTCGGGGTAGGCGTGGCGTTCGATCAGATCCTGGATCTCGTCCTTTTTAAATTGGCCTTTGACGAAGTCTCTGACCGCTTTCTGGATCTGGATCTGTTCCTTGGTAAGTTCAAACTCCATTTTTTCCTCCTTGTGCGCGTCCCCTGGCGGGGGGCGGGTTGAAATTGACAAGCATCTGCCCGTTATCTTCCCCCTGTACCGGGGTGCCGTCAACAAATAATACGCAAAGATCGTACCATTCAACTTTATGTTTTGATAACAGATAGTTGAAAATTTTTGGAATCCAATATCCGTCTCATGGCGCAGAAAATACTGGACTATTTAACAGTTGGGTTCTAAACTGCGCCATATTCCAGATCAGGAGACAATATGACCATCGACGAGAACAACTTTTTCCGCGAATCCACCCTGCGGATTTGCAGCAGCCTGGATATTGAAAAAGCCATGCAGCGCTGCCTGCAGTTTCTGGTGGAGATTATTCCGGCCAGTCGCATGTGCTTCCATGTCTACGACCGCGAGCTGGGCATCGTGGAGACCGTGGCCATGGCCACGGCCAACACTTGCGAAGCCATGGCCCAGCGTACGCCGCTGTCGGCCCGGGGCCGCCGGCAGGTCGAGGAACAGCGCGCATCGCGTACCAAGCTGGTCGAGCGCATGGGCGACGATGCCGTGGCTGGGCCGGTGGTACGCCATTTCGGCGCCGAGGATCTTTCCGGCCTGTTGCTCGATCTGGCCCTGGAGCGCAAGTTCATCGGCACGGTTTCCGTTTTCGGGGAGCCGGGACGGCGATTCAATGCCGAGCACGTGAGCCTGCTCTCCCTCTTGAACATGCCGTTCGCCATCGCCCTGGCCAACAGCCTGCGATATCGTGAACTGCGCAAGCTGCGCGACATGCTGGCCGATGACAACCGCTATCTGCAGGACGAACTGCGCCAGATCGCCGGTGAAGAGGTGGTCGGTGCCGCATACGGCCTCAGGGACATCATGGAGATGGTGCACCAGGTGGCGCCGCTGGACAGCCCCGTCCTGCTGCTGGGTGAAACCGGCGTGGGCAAGGAGGTGCTGGCCAACGCCATTCACCGTCTCTCCTCGCGCCGCAACGGACCTTTTATCCGGGTCAACTGCGGCGCCATTCCGGGCACCCTCATGGACAGCGAGCTCTTCGGCCACGAAAAGGGGGCCTTCACCGGGGCTCTCGCTCGAAAGCGGGGTCGATTCGAGCGTGCTGACGGCGGCACGATCTTCCTGGACGAGATCGGTGAGCTTTCGGCCGAGGCCCAGGTGCGCCTGTTGCGGGTTCTGCAGGACAAGGCCATCGAGCGGGTGGGCGGCAGTGAAACCGTCCACATCGATATCCGGGTGATCGCCGCCACCCATCGCAACCTCGAACAGATGCTGACCGACGGCCAGTTCCGCGAAGACCTCTACTTCCGCTTGCGCGTGTTTCCCATCGTCATCCCCCCGCTGCGTCAGCGCAGCGAGGACATACCGGCCCTGGTTCAGCATTTCATTCAGAAAAAGGCGCGTGAGATGAAGCTTTCGGTGGTTCCCGGTGTGGCGCCAGGCGCTTTGGAACGCCTGATCGGCTACAGCTGGCCGGGCAATGCCCGCGAGTTGGAAAACGCGGTGGAGCGCGCCCTGATCGTCAGCCGGGGCGAGCCCCTGGCGTTCAAGGATGTCGGTACCGGCGTCATGTCCGCGAGGCCTCAGAAAAACGCATACTTCCCTCGTGAAGTCGTTCAATCGCTGGATACTGTGGCGGCTCAGCATATCCGCAAGGTTCTGGACCTGTGTAACGGGCGGGTCGAAGGCGAGCAGGGGGCGGCCCAACTGCTGCGGATTCACCCCTCGACACTGCGCAAGCGGATGAAAAAGCTGGGGATTGCATTCGGCCGCAATTCCAACAAATAAAGTACGGCAGGGGTGACAGAGAATCTGCAGTAGGCAAATACCGACAATAAAAGCTGAGTTTTTTTGTGGTGTGTATTACTACTGGCGTCAACTCGAAACGACCACCCCGTGCGCGCACCTTTGCTGAACCTGCGGACAGCCTACTTGAACTGTTGCCGCATCTCTTT
This Desulfatitalea tepidiphila DNA region includes the following protein-coding sequences:
- a CDS encoding citrate synthase codes for the protein MDEYVTLNYKGETYRLPVIIGTENECGIDILALRRDTGLITFDPGFANTGACKSSITYMDGEKGILRYRGIPVEELAEHSTFKETSYLLINGRLPTAEELRHFSIMLNDHSLVHEDMKTFFQNFPRASHPMGILSAMVNALRSFYPELQTTEEEINFTVTRLLAKVRTMAAMSYKISRGHTVVYPRPDLAYCENFLNMMFNTPVKPYEFVREVVRALEVFWILHADHEQNCSTTAVRVVGSGRVNLYAAISAGMSALWGPLHGGANQAVVEMLSDIYRSGGDYRKAVERAKDKDDPFRLMGFGHRVYKTYDPRAKIMKKMCDDLLSALKLKDPLLDIAKELEEVAVNDAYFIDHNLYPNVDFYSGIVLRAIGIPTNMFTVMFAIGRLPGWIAQWKESMDDPQWRISRPRQIYTGPSETHYVPMAKRKGI
- the priA gene encoding replication restart helicase PriA, translating into MHEATPNGPTIHLIDVAVALPVFDSYTYRVPVDLLPDLAVGKRVLVPFGRRRVTGYMLQFTDQIPDAAVKNIVSVLDDQPLFPPGMISFFRWTADYYMHPLGEVIQTALPTGINLAEQVRYTISDHGRRELGGQPLAPWERILCDHLLEGPCRPAFLRRLAGDAFSQSRLDAWEKQGWIVRQQALSGGRTRPKTVRFASLTATPSLDMGRLSSARRTIMEVLMTHGPVALSDLKSVLPTAAHLVRAMARDGQLRIEERVVYRDPLGDPITPDQPPKLTAEQHQAVTSMGAALGKGFHTFLLAGVTGSGKTEVYLQLAAMALEQGLAVLVLVPEIALISQTERAFRARFGECVALLHSGLSSGERYDQWRRIMAGEATIAVGARSAIFAPFAGTIGLIIVDEEHDDSYKQEGALRYNARDLAVVRARQHGAVAVLGSATPSLQSAYNALNGKFSKISLYERVDRQMLPRIVIQDLTAIREERGIRRFLTTELLAAMRTTLERKEQVLLFLNRRGFAGSLICADCGQAVRCKHCDISLTHHQQANVYQCHYCGFSRSAVSRCERCGSARIIGLGIGTERLEMEIQKIFPTARVARMDRDTTRRKGALIKILKDLRDRRIDILIGTQMVAKGHDYPNITLVGIICADLSLSLPDFRAGERTFQLLAQVAGRAGRGKVPGHVILQTYNPAHFSITTARDQDYDEFFRQEIEFRKVLGYPPFTRMVQIRMTGPDAQRLAAFAERLGEAGRQMLAQRPVDGRVEIMGPIEAPLHRIANQFRWQMLLKGPAVVPLHRFVRELLAHKEVQANRGRIHVGVDVDPVFLM
- a CDS encoding DUF1573 domain-containing protein, whose translation is MLHKFTHLTIMLAVSLFGLIGFVDNGLCDTRPAAQSQEPAQTAKTPKVYFPDPIHKFATVMEGAVIKHDFIVENQGDAPLEIHKVQPDUGCSVASHSGQIPAGGKGKISVVVDTANRGGQLLTKRFRVYTNDRRERQTVLAVSGQVNAYIMVSPARVRLVGRLGETLSQQVRIVPQGYPFAIREAKASNGADIRISIEPAGQPPAGQGFVLTVTSTRREAGSFGDYILIQTDLKEKPTIGIPVSGRLYAKQPPEK
- a CDS encoding HAD family hydrolase translates to MKPNDLKVVAFDCDGVMFDSSRANRAYYDHILQHFCRPPMTDAQFAYAHMHTVSGALAHLFEDSDLLVEVRAYCRELSYMPFIPHMVIEPHLKELLAFLRPAYGTGIATNRTNTMARVLEVHGLTDYFDKVVTASDVHNAKPDPEQLLVLLDHFQIEPLQMLFIGDSELDAMAAQDAGVPFVAFGNPALEAEVHLQNLGQLKRLLTT
- a CDS encoding acyl-CoA dehydrogenase family protein; this translates as MEFELTKEQIQIQKAVRDFVKGQFKKDEIQDLIERHAYPERLWKKAAELGFIGIHFPEKYSGQGLGVMENILVAEELARGDSTIGTCLLIADFASELVLHFGTDEQKEKWLPKVAEGQCLSCGAFTEPDHGSDITTVETTAVKDGNEWVINGSKIFITNSGPLAGFYNVLCKTDPDAAKSHRGLSMILVEADRPGVGYQDVGKKMGITLSYTAEVTFKDVRVPIKNLVGQENKGFYHLLEFFDESRILVAAQGLGIAQGGFDRALAYVKQREQFGKKIAQYQATQHKLADMATKIECARLLVYKAAWNFDQGRIDPKLTSMAKMYAARTAVEVCDEAIQLLGGYGYMEEYEVERFYRDAKITEIYEGTKEIQKNTIASAILGKLK
- a CDS encoding sigma-54 interaction domain-containing protein, yielding MTIDENNFFRESTLRICSSLDIEKAMQRCLQFLVEIIPASRMCFHVYDRELGIVETVAMATANTCEAMAQRTPLSARGRRQVEEQRASRTKLVERMGDDAVAGPVVRHFGAEDLSGLLLDLALERKFIGTVSVFGEPGRRFNAEHVSLLSLLNMPFAIALANSLRYRELRKLRDMLADDNRYLQDELRQIAGEEVVGAAYGLRDIMEMVHQVAPLDSPVLLLGETGVGKEVLANAIHRLSSRRNGPFIRVNCGAIPGTLMDSELFGHEKGAFTGALARKRGRFERADGGTIFLDEIGELSAEAQVRLLRVLQDKAIERVGGSETVHIDIRVIAATHRNLEQMLTDGQFREDLYFRLRVFPIVIPPLRQRSEDIPALVQHFIQKKAREMKLSVVPGVAPGALERLIGYSWPGNARELENAVERALIVSRGEPLAFKDVGTGVMSARPQKNAYFPREVVQSLDTVAAQHIRKVLDLCNGRVEGEQGAAQLLRIHPSTLRKRMKKLGIAFGRNSNK